In a single window of the Pseudomonas sp. B21-015 genome:
- a CDS encoding response regulator transcription factor: protein MTHVIRLVVADDHEVTRTGFVSLLAGLTQFEVVGQACNGQEALDLCERLLPDIVILDIRMPVLNGLGAARMLQERLPALKVMMFTMDDSPDHLEAAMHAGAVGYLLKDASRLEVIDALQRVAAGEQALNSSVSAQLLRRMTERNASGVASDALTPRERQVLGLVANGMSNREIGEELGITTGTAKAHVERVIGKLGAADRTQAAVRGIALGLVTQS, encoded by the coding sequence ATGACTCACGTTATACGACTGGTGGTCGCGGACGATCATGAAGTCACGCGCACCGGCTTTGTCTCGTTGCTGGCCGGCCTGACGCAATTCGAAGTGGTCGGCCAGGCCTGCAATGGCCAGGAAGCGCTGGACCTGTGTGAGCGTCTTTTACCCGACATCGTCATCCTCGACATCCGCATGCCGGTGCTCAACGGGCTGGGCGCGGCACGCATGCTTCAAGAGCGCCTGCCGGCCCTGAAAGTGATGATGTTCACCATGGACGACAGCCCCGACCACCTTGAAGCCGCCATGCACGCCGGCGCCGTGGGCTATCTGCTCAAGGATGCCAGCCGCCTCGAGGTGATCGACGCGTTGCAACGTGTCGCCGCCGGCGAGCAAGCCCTCAACAGCTCAGTCAGTGCCCAATTGCTGCGCCGCATGACCGAGCGCAATGCCAGCGGCGTGGCCTCCGATGCCCTGACCCCGCGGGAGCGCCAGGTACTGGGGTTGGTGGCCAACGGCATGAGCAACCGTGAAATCGGCGAAGAACTCGGCATCACCACCGGCACGGCCAAAGCCCACGTGGAACGGGTCATTGGCAAACTCGGCGCCGCCGACCGCACCCAGGCCGCTGTGCGTGGCATTGCTCTGGGCCTGGTGACCCAGTCATGA